In one Sphingomonas sp. AP4-R1 genomic region, the following are encoded:
- a CDS encoding PLP-dependent cysteine synthase family protein, whose translation MSPAVLAPARPDRSWIDEAVRRIEADYNRSADTHLVPVPMPAFPGIHLYLKDESSHPTGSLKHRLARSLFLYALCNGRIGPGTTIVEASSGSTAVSEAYFARMLGLPFVAVVPRNTAAEKIEAIAFHGGRSHFVDRPGDAYGEAERLARELGGVYLDQFTYAERATDWRGNNNIAESIYAQMAKEPHPIPAWVVCGAGTGGTSATIGRFVRYRRLATQLCVADPAGSVFHRHWADRSITELESCGSRIEGIGRARVEPSFLPDLVDEMIAVADPQSVAAARLLSERLGRRCGGSTGTNLWACATIAARMAAAGQTGSIVSILCDDGNRYASTYFDDAWLATAGIDPTGPRAELAERLGW comes from the coding sequence ATGTCCCCCGCCGTCCTCGCCCCCGCCCGCCCCGATCGCTCTTGGATCGACGAGGCGGTGCGGCGGATCGAGGCGGACTATAACCGCTCGGCGGATACGCATCTGGTGCCCGTGCCGATGCCGGCCTTTCCGGGCATCCACCTGTATCTGAAGGACGAATCCAGCCACCCCACCGGGAGCCTCAAGCATCGTCTGGCGCGCTCGCTCTTCCTCTATGCGCTGTGCAACGGGCGGATCGGGCCGGGCACCACGATCGTCGAGGCGTCCAGCGGATCGACCGCCGTGTCGGAGGCCTATTTCGCGCGGATGCTGGGTTTGCCGTTCGTGGCGGTCGTGCCCCGGAATACGGCGGCGGAGAAGATCGAGGCGATCGCCTTCCATGGCGGCCGCAGCCATTTCGTCGATCGGCCGGGCGATGCCTATGGCGAGGCGGAGCGGCTCGCCCGCGAACTGGGCGGCGTCTATCTCGACCAGTTCACCTATGCCGAGCGCGCGACCGACTGGCGCGGCAACAACAATATCGCCGAATCCATCTATGCGCAGATGGCCAAGGAGCCGCATCCCATTCCCGCCTGGGTGGTGTGCGGGGCGGGGACGGGGGGCACCTCCGCCACGATTGGTCGCTTCGTGCGCTACCGGCGGCTGGCCACGCAGCTGTGCGTGGCCGATCCGGCGGGATCGGTCTTTCATCGCCACTGGGCGGATCGCTCGATCACGGAACTGGAATCGTGTGGCAGCCGGATCGAGGGGATCGGCCGCGCGCGCGTCGAGCCCAGTTTCCTGCCCGATCTGGTGGACGAGATGATCGCCGTGGCGGATCCCCAGAGCGTCGCCGCCGCGCGCCTGCTGAGCGAGCGGCTGGGACGGCGCTGTGGTGGATCGACCGGCACGAACCTGTGGGCCTGCGCCACGATCGCGGCGCGGATGGCGGCGGCGGGCCAGACGGGATCGATCGTCTCGATCCTGTGCGACGACGGCAACCGCTATGCCTCCACCTATTTCGACGATGCCTGGCTGGCGACGGCGGGAATCGATCCGACCGGGCCCCGCGCCGAGCTTGCGGAGCGGCTGGGCTGGTAG
- a CDS encoding ATP-binding protein, whose translation MNRVRWPRWRGPPLALQIMALLVGGLFVAQIVTLMLTLLLPPAPAPQYGLDDIAEALVNDPEADLHGNGLQRIVQPGPPDVNGSGWLVSERSRSELAKLIGVDPRRVTLAFYTPLPFAGTAAARTMAMANDGFAPPFKAAANEAFQPPFKPAAFTADAPQAHLILAQFAPGLATLPGGHRLEGAAVSRDMLPPGLMARGAMIGQMGSAGQTGQPGQAPVPGMQPGQMGQIAPPGRARVAELRGQMLSRQDSTHPLVSIDPRFAGNGLFIPGDNGAAVPGLLRGGQAAADAVPAAVSALPVVSGAINAAATAAATGQATTQVPIGGVAAARPGANTPGFAPPLGGRPLGQLFMGNAGRVLSDRALIAQAQVQSVAPQRVAPPLLIEPLQGAQPRSGPSLHVQETAPQTISPNFPAPFAQAPVIPPLRAPGFEEGPQMLPYEEPAGPPIQITPTRRSLFGLAQAPFVEGDFVASLKLPDGRWAVVQPAPPPFLNSWQKRVLLWFAIALGVVLPLGWLFARRLVTPLQSFARAAEQLGREPSAAIVPLDGPAEIGRAAHAFNLMQGRLRAFVDDRTAMVGAISHDLRTPLTRMRFRIEDVGDDDVRDGLLEEVEEMEAMIAQVIEFIRDASTPGARERLDLRTLVDDVVEDARLVGGDVTVEQADRAPVEVDVLGMRRLLDNLLENAVKYGTRARVRLRTEAEDVVAEIIDEGPGLPEEELERVFEPFYRSDEAIASDKKGSGLGLAVCRSIARAHGGDVRLIRGPDGFRAEVRLPQAFGGAAIA comes from the coding sequence ATGAACAGGGTTCGCTGGCCGCGCTGGCGGGGGCCGCCGCTGGCATTGCAGATCATGGCGCTGCTCGTGGGCGGTCTGTTCGTCGCGCAGATCGTGACGCTGATGCTCACGCTGTTGCTGCCGCCCGCGCCCGCCCCGCAATATGGGCTCGACGATATCGCCGAGGCGCTGGTCAACGATCCGGAGGCGGATCTGCACGGCAATGGGCTGCAGCGCATCGTCCAGCCCGGCCCGCCGGACGTGAACGGATCGGGCTGGCTGGTGTCCGAGCGGTCGCGCAGCGAACTGGCCAAGCTGATCGGGGTCGATCCCCGGCGCGTGACGCTGGCTTTCTATACGCCGCTGCCCTTCGCCGGCACCGCCGCCGCGCGCACGATGGCGATGGCCAATGACGGCTTCGCCCCGCCGTTCAAGGCGGCGGCGAACGAGGCGTTCCAGCCGCCCTTCAAGCCGGCCGCGTTCACGGCGGACGCGCCGCAGGCGCATCTCATCCTCGCCCAGTTCGCGCCGGGATTGGCGACGCTGCCGGGCGGGCATCGGCTGGAAGGGGCCGCCGTCTCGCGCGATATGCTGCCGCCGGGCCTGATGGCGCGCGGGGCGATGATCGGCCAGATGGGGTCGGCGGGGCAGACCGGACAGCCGGGGCAGGCGCCGGTGCCCGGCATGCAGCCCGGGCAGATGGGCCAGATCGCGCCGCCCGGTCGAGCGCGTGTCGCCGAACTGCGCGGGCAGATGCTGTCGCGTCAGGATAGCACGCACCCGCTCGTCAGCATCGATCCGCGTTTCGCCGGGAACGGCCTGTTCATCCCCGGCGACAATGGCGCGGCGGTGCCGGGCCTGCTGCGCGGGGGGCAGGCCGCCGCCGACGCCGTTCCGGCCGCCGTCTCGGCCTTGCCCGTGGTCAGTGGGGCGATCAACGCCGCCGCGACGGCTGCGGCCACCGGGCAGGCTACCACGCAGGTGCCGATCGGTGGCGTCGCGGCGGCCCGGCCCGGTGCGAACACGCCGGGCTTCGCGCCGCCGCTGGGTGGACGGCCGCTCGGCCAATTGTTCATGGGCAATGCGGGGCGCGTGCTGTCCGATCGGGCGCTGATCGCGCAGGCGCAGGTGCAATCGGTGGCGCCGCAGCGCGTGGCGCCGCCGCTTCTGATAGAGCCGCTGCAGGGCGCGCAGCCCCGCTCCGGCCCGAGCCTGCACGTGCAGGAAACCGCGCCGCAGACGATCTCGCCGAACTTTCCCGCGCCGTTCGCCCAGGCCCCCGTCATCCCGCCGCTGAGGGCTCCGGGGTTCGAGGAGGGGCCGCAGATGCTGCCCTATGAGGAGCCGGCCGGCCCGCCGATCCAGATCACGCCCACGCGGCGTAGTCTCTTCGGTCTCGCGCAGGCGCCGTTCGTGGAGGGCGATTTCGTCGCCTCGCTGAAGCTGCCCGACGGGCGCTGGGCCGTGGTGCAGCCCGCCCCGCCGCCCTTCCTGAACAGCTGGCAGAAGCGCGTGCTGCTGTGGTTCGCGATCGCGCTCGGCGTGGTGCTGCCGCTCGGCTGGCTGTTCGCGCGGCGGCTGGTGACTCCGCTGCAGAGCTTCGCGCGCGCCGCCGAGCAATTGGGCCGTGAGCCCTCCGCCGCGATCGTCCCGCTGGACGGGCCGGCCGAGATCGGTCGCGCCGCGCACGCCTTCAATCTGATGCAGGGCCGCCTGCGCGCCTTCGTCGACGATCGGACGGCGATGGTCGGCGCGATCAGCCACGATCTGCGCACCCCGCTCACCCGGATGCGCTTCCGTATCGAGGATGTGGGCGACGACGACGTGCGCGATGGCCTGCTGGAAGAGGTCGAGGAAATGGAGGCGATGATCGCGCAGGTCATCGAATTCATCCGCGATGCCTCCACCCCCGGCGCGCGCGAGCGGCTGGATCTGCGGACTTTGGTGGACGACGTGGTGGAGGATGCGCGCCTCGTGGGTGGCGACGTGACGGTCGAACAGGCGGATCGCGCGCCGGTCGAGGTGGACGTGCTCGGCATGCGGCGGCTGCTCGATAACCTGCTGGAAAACGCCGTGAAATACGGCACCCGCGCCCGCGTGCGGCTGCGCACCGAGGCCGAGGATGTGGTCGCCGAGATCATCGACGAGGGGCCGGGGCTTCCCGAGGAGGAGCTGGAGCGCGTGTTCGAGCCTTTCTATCGCAGCGACGAGGCGATCGCCTCCGACAAGAAGGGATCGGGCCTGGGGCTGGCCGTCTGCCGCTCGATCGCGCGCGCCCATGGTGGCGATGTGCGCCTGATACGCGGGCCGGACGGCTTCCGCGCCGAGGTGCGCCTGCCGCAGGCGTTCGGCGGAGCGGCGATCGCCTGA
- a CDS encoding LysR family transcriptional regulator gives MGRASIHELAAFVSIARTGTFTRAAAQLGVSPSALSHSMRALEERLGVRLLTRTTRSVALTEAGARLLAGIGPRLDEIDAELDALTALRDKPAGTVRITATEHAATSVLLPAIARLLPDYPDIKVEISTDIGLTDIVNERFDAGVRPGDIIARDMIAMPIGPHLRMAVVGSPAYFAGRAAPLSPHDLTHHNCINLRLPTHGGIYVWEFEQDGRELNVRVDGQMVFNNSALMLRAAVAGLGLAYLTEGQVKPHVESGELIRVLEDWCDPFPGYHLYYPSRRQPTPAFRLLLEALRYRG, from the coding sequence ATGGGCCGCGCGAGCATCCATGAGCTGGCCGCGTTCGTCTCGATCGCGCGGACGGGGACCTTCACGCGCGCGGCCGCCCAGCTCGGCGTCTCGCCCTCGGCGCTCAGCCATTCGATGCGCGCGCTGGAGGAAAGGCTGGGCGTACGGCTGCTCACCCGCACCACGCGCAGCGTCGCGCTGACCGAGGCGGGCGCCCGGCTGCTCGCCGGGATCGGACCGCGCCTCGACGAAATCGATGCCGAGCTGGATGCGCTGACGGCGCTGCGCGACAAGCCTGCGGGCACCGTCCGCATCACCGCGACCGAGCATGCCGCGACATCGGTATTGCTGCCCGCCATCGCGCGGCTGCTGCCCGATTATCCGGACATCAAGGTGGAGATCAGCACCGACATCGGCCTGACCGACATCGTCAACGAACGCTTCGATGCCGGCGTCCGGCCGGGGGACATCATCGCCCGGGATATGATCGCGATGCCGATCGGTCCGCATCTGCGCATGGCCGTGGTCGGCTCACCCGCTTATTTCGCGGGCCGCGCCGCGCCACTGAGCCCGCACGATCTGACGCACCACAACTGCATCAATCTGCGCCTGCCCACGCATGGCGGCATCTATGTGTGGGAATTCGAACAGGACGGGCGCGAGCTGAACGTGCGCGTGGACGGGCAGATGGTGTTCAACAACAGCGCGCTGATGCTGAGGGCGGCGGTGGCGGGGCTGGGTCTCGCCTATCTCACCGAGGGGCAGGTGAAGCCGCATGTGGAGAGCGGCGAGCTGATCCGCGTGCTGGAGGATTGGTGCGATCCCTTCCCCGGCTATCATCTCTATTATCCCAGCCGTCGTCAGCCGACCCCGGCCTTCCGCCTGTTGCTGGAGGCGCTGCGCTACCGCGGCTGA
- a CDS encoding cupin domain-containing protein, which yields MELKRAGSQPSQKGPSDFFTGVVRIDPLNAPPAPARHSCAAVTFEPGARSHWHTHPLGQTLIVTAGCGWTQCEGEPIVEIRAGDVIWCPPGHKHWHGASPTTAMTHIAVQESLDGRNVEWLEPVTDAQYAEGPTR from the coding sequence ATGGAATTGAAGCGTGCGGGATCGCAGCCGTCGCAAAAGGGCCCGTCGGATTTCTTCACGGGCGTCGTGAGGATCGATCCGCTCAACGCGCCGCCGGCCCCGGCGCGCCATTCCTGCGCGGCGGTGACGTTCGAGCCCGGCGCGCGCAGCCACTGGCACACCCACCCGCTCGGCCAGACGCTGATCGTGACGGCCGGCTGCGGCTGGACGCAGTGCGAGGGCGAGCCGATCGTGGAGATCCGCGCCGGCGACGTGATCTGGTGCCCGCCCGGCCACAAGCATTGGCACGGCGCCAGCCCGACGACCGCGATGACGCACATCGCCGTGCAGGAGTCGCTCGACGGCAGGAATGTCGAATGGCTCGAACCCGTGACCGATGCCCAATATGCGGAAGGACCGACCCGGTGA
- a CDS encoding carboxymuconolactone decarboxylase family protein, with product MTDEPTNARKAFGDLAPQLAEITDKILFGTVWADESLSPRDRSLVTITNLAALYRVNELPFHLGKGIDNGLTKEEIVAAITQTAFYAGWPPAMTALQIARKVFDERGL from the coding sequence GTGACCGACGAACCCACCAACGCGCGCAAGGCCTTCGGCGATCTCGCGCCGCAGCTGGCCGAGATCACGGACAAGATCCTGTTCGGCACGGTCTGGGCGGACGAGAGCCTGTCGCCACGCGATCGCAGCCTCGTGACGATCACCAATCTTGCCGCGCTTTACCGGGTCAACGAACTGCCTTTCCATCTCGGCAAGGGCATCGACAATGGGCTGACGAAGGAAGAGATCGTCGCCGCGATCACGCAGACCGCTTTCTACGCGGGGTGGCCTCCGGCGATGACGGCGCTGCAAATCGCCCGGAAGGTCTTCGACGAACGCGGCTTGTGA
- a CDS encoding putative quinol monooxygenase: MRGAALIGALAALQGGAAMAQTGARIAMPIVRLAELRIDPTRLDAYRVLLREEIETSIRTEPGVLMLYAVAVKGQPDRIRLTEVYADQAAYEAHLASPHFQTYKAGTAAMVRSLDLLETDPIALCDKAGLAACVSTPAQPK; encoded by the coding sequence ATGCGCGGCGCGGCTTTGATCGGCGCGCTGGCGGCGCTGCAGGGAGGTGCGGCCATGGCGCAGACTGGAGCGCGGATTGCGATGCCGATCGTGCGACTGGCCGAGCTGCGGATCGATCCCACCCGGCTGGATGCCTATCGAGTGCTGCTGCGCGAGGAAATCGAGACGTCGATCCGAACCGAGCCGGGCGTACTGATGCTCTATGCGGTCGCCGTCAAAGGACAGCCCGACCGCATCCGGCTGACCGAGGTCTATGCCGACCAGGCCGCCTATGAGGCGCATCTCGCCTCGCCGCACTTCCAGACATACAAGGCGGGAACGGCGGCGATGGTGCGATCGCTGGACCTGCTGGAAACGGATCCGATCGCGCTGTGCGACAAGGCCGGGCTCGCAGCCTGCGTATCGACCCCGGCTCAGCCGAAATAA
- a CDS encoding DUF2141 domain-containing protein translates to MASPATARAIEVTVENVRSTEGMIFVQICPQKQFLGTCAIGQKVPARIGKVVVRFADVPPGTYAAMAFHDRNDNGVLDKRFALPREDFGFSRMEHVPRLPPRFSDYAFTHDGEDQAITVKLSYYFG, encoded by the coding sequence ATGGCATCCCCCGCGACAGCACGCGCGATCGAGGTGACCGTCGAGAATGTGCGGTCGACGGAGGGCATGATCTTTGTCCAGATCTGCCCGCAGAAGCAGTTTCTCGGCACCTGCGCGATCGGCCAGAAAGTGCCCGCACGGATCGGCAAGGTCGTCGTCCGCTTCGCCGACGTGCCACCGGGCACCTATGCCGCGATGGCCTTCCATGATCGCAACGACAATGGCGTGCTCGACAAGCGTTTTGCGCTGCCACGCGAGGATTTCGGCTTTTCGCGCATGGAGCACGTCCCCCGCCTGCCGCCCCGTTTCAGCGATTATGCCTTCACGCATGACGGCGAGGATCAGGCGATCACGGTGAAGCTCAGCTATTATTTCGGCTGA
- the addB gene encoding double-strand break repair protein AddB, which yields MSDTVHPRIYTIPPHRAFADALAAGLLARFGKEPLGLARGVVLLPNNRARRAIRDAFVRASGGALLLPRLVSIGDPALDEAIGAALETVEAPFIPPAIDPVARQLILARLIEAARASAGEEVDAGEAMRFAADLGRTLDQLIVEGIDPGALREAVPDELAAHWQASLTALSVVLDRWPEELKRRGRIDLADRRNRLIAATAARWRVTPPEGFVVAAGVSAAGPAVGDLLRTISRMEKGLVVLAGLDRAMPDAEWEALRGAEGVDGIETHPQFGLSRLLDRIGVAREEVRLWRPAGAEGARSVRTVAIGHAMTPAAFTDKWQILKPHQRRLSNVRSVELAHPAAEAQAIALALREALEVPGRTAALVTPDRALAVRVVQHLKRWGIDADDSAGRPLALMAPGTLLLAIAEAVAADFAPVPLLALLKHPLVMATDRAPWLEGVRALDRALRGPRPGPGLEGITRFLSPTGNSQEPFGLSLSKPRPSSDDGQGEGQPFDKLRANGSRDWAEREKAEAFEAWKRIEPLLAPFSRPARPTLAGLMALVREAATALAEDAAWSRPAGRAAADLVAGLEEGAHEGPQKIEVATFPALLRAALEQVAVRPPQGGHPRLFIWGLIDARLQRADLMVLGGLNEGVWPSLPSPDPWLAPAIRRALGLPGLERRIGAEAEEFAAALGAPEVLLTRSRRDARAPAIASRFWLRLDAMTGRLPRAHALARWGDALDKPALYAPAEQPAPVPPVADRPRRIAVTKLDRLKADPFAFYADAMLKLRAMDAVDADPTPAWRGNAVHAILEEWLKQDQCDPALLRARAEKLLAEAAAHPVLRALWSPRLMEAIDWIAETTGDDLVAGRVPVRAEIKGRIDVQGITLEGTADRIDRDREGHLAIVDYKTGKPPSKKAVIEGYSMQLGLLGLIAQKGGFPDVTGVPGIFEYWSLAAKGSTLGYRDSPVGLNKKGEGIAPEEFAHRAEEVLGEAVRRWLTGGEPFVAKLHPEYAPYGDYDQLMRLDEWYGRVARRSEA from the coding sequence GTGTCCGACACCGTCCACCCCCGCATCTATACGATCCCCCCGCATCGCGCCTTCGCCGATGCTCTGGCGGCCGGGCTGCTCGCGCGGTTCGGCAAGGAGCCGCTGGGGCTGGCCCGTGGCGTGGTGCTGCTGCCCAACAACCGCGCCCGCCGTGCGATCCGCGACGCGTTCGTGCGGGCGAGCGGTGGAGCGCTGCTGCTGCCCAGGCTGGTTTCGATCGGTGATCCGGCGCTGGATGAGGCGATCGGCGCGGCGCTGGAGACGGTGGAGGCGCCGTTCATCCCGCCCGCGATCGATCCAGTCGCGCGCCAGCTGATCCTCGCCCGCCTGATCGAGGCGGCGCGGGCGAGCGCCGGCGAAGAGGTGGATGCGGGCGAGGCGATGCGCTTCGCCGCCGATCTGGGGCGCACGCTGGATCAGCTGATCGTCGAGGGGATCGATCCGGGCGCGCTGCGCGAGGCGGTGCCCGACGAACTGGCCGCGCACTGGCAGGCGAGCCTGACCGCGCTCTCCGTGGTGCTGGATCGCTGGCCGGAGGAACTGAAGCGGCGCGGGCGGATCGATCTGGCGGACCGGCGCAACCGGCTGATCGCGGCGACGGCGGCGCGGTGGCGGGTGACGCCGCCCGAGGGCTTCGTGGTGGCGGCGGGCGTCAGCGCGGCGGGCCCGGCGGTGGGAGATCTGCTGCGGACCATTTCGCGGATGGAGAAGGGGCTGGTCGTGCTGGCTGGGCTCGATCGCGCGATGCCCGACGCGGAATGGGAGGCGCTGCGCGGCGCCGAGGGCGTCGACGGGATCGAGACGCATCCGCAATTCGGCCTGTCGCGCCTGCTCGACCGGATCGGCGTGGCGCGCGAGGAGGTGCGGCTGTGGCGCCCGGCCGGAGCGGAGGGCGCGCGCTCGGTGCGCACCGTCGCGATCGGCCATGCGATGACGCCCGCCGCCTTTACCGACAAATGGCAGATTCTGAAGCCGCACCAGCGTCGTCTCTCCAACGTGCGTTCGGTGGAGCTGGCTCATCCGGCGGCCGAGGCGCAGGCGATCGCGCTGGCGCTGCGCGAGGCGCTGGAGGTGCCGGGGCGGACGGCGGCGCTGGTGACGCCCGATCGCGCGCTGGCGGTCCGCGTTGTCCAGCATCTGAAGCGCTGGGGGATCGACGCGGACGACAGCGCCGGGCGGCCGCTCGCGCTGATGGCGCCGGGCACGTTGCTGCTGGCGATCGCCGAGGCGGTGGCGGCCGATTTCGCGCCGGTGCCGCTGCTGGCCCTGCTCAAGCATCCGCTGGTGATGGCGACGGATCGCGCGCCGTGGCTGGAGGGCGTGCGTGCGCTGGATCGGGCGCTGCGGGGGCCGAGGCCGGGGCCAGGGCTGGAGGGCATCACCCGATTTCTTTCGCCCACGGGCAACTCTCAAGAACCGTTCGGGCTGAGCCTGTCGAAGCCCCGTCCTTCTTCTGACGACGGGCAAGGGGAAGGACAGCCCTTCGACAAGCTCAGGGCAAACGGGAGTCGGGATTGGGCTGAGCGCGAGAAGGCTGAAGCATTCGAGGCCTGGAAGCGGATCGAGCCTCTGCTCGCGCCCTTCTCCCGGCCTGCGCGTCCCACGCTCGCGGGGCTGATGGCGTTGGTGCGCGAGGCCGCCACCGCGCTGGCGGAGGATGCCGCGTGGAGCCGCCCCGCCGGGCGCGCCGCCGCCGATCTGGTGGCGGGATTGGAAGAGGGCGCGCATGAGGGGCCGCAGAAGATCGAGGTGGCGACCTTCCCGGCGCTGCTCCGCGCCGCGCTGGAGCAGGTGGCGGTGCGGCCGCCGCAGGGCGGGCATCCGCGTCTGTTCATCTGGGGCCTGATCGACGCCCGCCTGCAGCGCGCCGACCTGATGGTGCTGGGCGGGCTCAACGAGGGCGTTTGGCCGTCACTTCCGTCGCCCGATCCGTGGCTGGCGCCCGCGATCCGCCGCGCGCTCGGCCTGCCGGGGCTGGAGCGGCGCATCGGCGCGGAGGCTGAGGAGTTCGCCGCCGCGCTCGGCGCGCCCGAAGTGCTGCTGACGCGATCCCGCCGCGATGCGCGCGCGCCCGCCATCGCCTCGCGCTTCTGGCTGCGGCTGGACGCGATGACCGGGCGCCTGCCGCGCGCCCATGCGCTGGCCCGCTGGGGCGACGCGCTCGACAAGCCTGCGCTCTATGCGCCCGCCGAGCAGCCCGCGCCCGTCCCGCCGGTCGCGGATCGGCCGCGCCGGATCGCCGTCACCAAGCTCGACCGGCTCAAGGCGGATCCCTTCGCTTTCTATGCCGATGCGATGCTGAAGCTGCGCGCGATGGACGCGGTGGATGCCGATCCGACACCGGCGTGGCGCGGCAATGCGGTCCACGCAATCCTGGAGGAATGGCTGAAGCAGGATCAATGCGATCCGGCTCTCCTCAGGGCGCGTGCGGAAAAACTGCTGGCGGAGGCCGCAGCGCATCCGGTGCTGCGCGCCTTGTGGAGCCCGCGCCTGATGGAGGCGATCGACTGGATCGCCGAGACGACGGGCGACGATCTCGTCGCGGGACGCGTGCCCGTCAGAGCCGAGATCAAGGGCCGCATCGACGTGCAGGGCATCACGCTGGAGGGCACGGCCGACCGGATCGATCGCGATCGGGAAGGGCATCTCGCCATCGTCGACTACAAGACGGGCAAGCCGCCCTCGAAGAAAGCTGTGATCGAGGGCTATTCGATGCAGCTCGGCCTGCTCGGGCTGATCGCGCAGAAGGGCGGCTTTCCGGATGTGACGGGCGTGCCGGGCATCTTCGAATATTGGTCGCTGGCGGCGAAGGGATCGACGCTCGGTTATCGCGACAGCCCGGTGGGGCTGAACAAGAAAGGCGAGGGGATCGCGCCCGAGGAGTTCGCGCACCGCGCCGAAGAGGTGCTGGGCGAGGCGGTGCGGCGCTGGCTGACGGGCGGGGAGCCGTTCGTGGCCAAGCTCCATCCCGAATATGCGCCGTACGGGGATTATGACCAGTTGATGCGGCTCGACGAATGGTATGGCCGCGTCGCGCGGAGGAGCGAGGCATGA